The proteins below come from a single Panicum hallii strain FIL2 chromosome 7, PHallii_v3.1, whole genome shotgun sequence genomic window:
- the LOC112899198 gene encoding BTB/POZ and MATH domain-containing protein 3-like, with protein MASAGAAAVTTSASEVSVSSHLFTVRGYGNTKGIGVGVSIESPAFDAAGHRWSVVFYPDGESQDASGQISVFVRLVSEASDDVTVLYGFSLVDPTGAAPAEEASKAPKVSTFSCGEARGVGCFMEQETFEASPYLQDNCFTIKCVIGAVKGPVGRPRGGARRRPLAGPAWTAVPSPPLSPPRCRPLVFSSLPIQTRPFSSPGQTLTPPAAASSSTRPPAAASHRRRDRDAGGRTR; from the exons ATGGCCAGCGCGGGTGCGGCAGCGGTGACGACGTCGGCGAGCGAGGTATCGGTGAGCTCGCACCTGTTCACGGTGAGGGGCTACGGCAACACCAAGGGCATCGGCGTCGGCGTCTCCATCGAGTCGCCCGCGTTCGACGCCGCGGGGCACCGCTGGTCCGTCGTGTTCTACCCGGACGGCGAGAGCCAGGACGCCAGCGGGCAAATCTCCGTCTTCGTCAGGCTCGTCAGCGAGGCCAGCGACGACGTCACCGTCCTCTACGGCTTCAGCCTCGTCGACCCGACCGGCGCCGCGCCTGCCGAGGAAGCCTCGAAGGCCCCAAAGGTCTCCACGTTCAGTTGTGGCGAGGCCAGAGGGGTCGGCTGTTTCATGGAGCAGGAAACGTTCGAGGCTTCGCCGTACCTGCAGGACAATTGCTTCACGATCAAGTGTGTCATCGGAGCCGTCAAGGGACCCGTTGGGCGCccgcgcggtggcgcacgccggcggccgctagCTGGGCCAGCGTGGACCGCTGTCCCTTCACCTCCCCTTTCACCtccccgctgccgcccgctcGTCTTCTCCTCTCTCCCCATTCAAACACGCCCGTTCTCCTCCCCCGGCCAAACCCTAacgcctcccgccgccgcttcctcttccactcgcccgccggccgccgcatcCCATCGCCGTCG tgaccgagacgccggaggacgcacccgttga